Within the Malus sylvestris chromosome 4, drMalSylv7.2, whole genome shotgun sequence genome, the region ATGGGatgggaggtgaagagagtggaggagagggaggtggtCGGGGGAATGGATTTTTGgggtttcagtttttttttttttttttttttttaagggtaaattattataatatttttaatgtataaatttttttttgccccATGGCACAAATTTGATAGTCACTTCAGCTCTTAATGGATCaatagatggaaaatgtaacaaatgtattatattgaaataaaatagtacttgaggtatgaaagtgaaatgttttgaagatattgtatgagattgcaatagatctcaaacctgatatggtaaagtgtaatttatcctttcatattttataaaataatgataGACTTAAAAGTGTATACTCCTTCGGATATCTCTTACCTCCATATCAAAACTTTTGGTAAGCTAATTGATTCAATCATAGTAGGAGAATGAAAGCTCAAGTTGCAATGTAAGTTATTATCTTCTGACAACACTCACATAAAAAACTAGAAACCGAGAGGATTAATTTGAGAGTAAAAGGCTTGAACTGGAAGAAAGGTCGTTCTATAAAATGTAGCATAAAGGTATAAGACAAGTACACTCATCTCATGTTACAAAAAGACTTTAAAAGCTTTGCAGcctacatttttcaaaattcttTTATAATTCGGCACCTTTGCAAGTGCATTTATGTTTACAGCTTTGCTACATTGCATGTGGTATCGATTTCTAGtattaaaacttcatttcaaAGCTCTTCAACCACTACCAAGAGCTTGCTTGATTGCTTGTATTTCTCATTTCTATTCAAGTTATTACTTTGTTGTTGAATATTTGATAAGTATTTAACTCCATTTCTTTTCTATTGATTAATTTTTATATAGTTTGTCATATATTCTatagttatatttatatgagaaTTGCAGACTGAGTTGAATCAAATGTCCAATCAGTTTATGGTTATCATTTAACATACACAAAGAAAATATTTGAAGTCCTTTAATTAACAAGGGAGAGAAAAGAACGTAACATAGATTCTTAACCCGTCTATGACAAATTTTCTTGATTAGAAGCTCAATTTACTTGTGGCTCAAGTTTACAGTCTAACAATAACATCATTTAATCTCTTATCATATTATCCAAGGACACGTCTGACATAactcatttacaaaagcttgtTGCCTACTCAAGGCGGTTTAATTTCTTTCTTATACACTAATAAATGCAAGCCACGTCCGAAATGAACACGAGACCATATCTCAAAACACATTTCGTAAAACATGTGAAAGGAAAAAGACTAAAAGAGTAAAAATGAATACAAAAACAGGTCCAAAATGAGCGTAGAaagactttttctttttctctattaatttaattataaaggAATCTCTTCCTTCTAATCCACCAAGTCTGGAGATTCAGActgttgaaatttaatccaacggctaacgttattataacttttaaaatggacctctgtttgtagtcgttggatcaaatttcaacgatctagATCCCAAAACttgatggattaggaggaagggatccgaAGATGATCCCCTTCCAATTTAATTGAAGCTTTAGAAGACTTGAGAAGGATTAGGCTTTTAGCTTAAAACTAAACTAATCAATGTCATATAAAACATGTAATACCAGTACGAAAAAATTTTAATGTGTCAAAAACACGATTTGATACAACAAATGATATAATAAAGTAGTTGAatactttgaattttttttcaatcagTGTGTCGGATTGTGttactaaaaatttctccccaTACCGATCCCCCCAGTTGCCTCCAAATGCCATTAACCCACCAGAAAACCACCACGTGTCCTCTTGCTTTAAGATGAATTATGTGGTCATAATTTGGAATGGCAGATTTGTAAAGAacgttttaaaattttgaaatacgCTATTTGCAGTTCTTGAGGGTTGGGACTTGAGAACCGAAATTTATTCCTACAACATTGGCGGAGAAATCTCTAACTTCTGTCCGCTCttcaagaaaatctgaaaatccTATTCGAATTCTCATCTGGGTAGTCGCCATTTCCTCTTCTGGTCCAACCCTTGTGATCGATTTTCAAAACTTTGATGAAATTATTGGTACTTTTTGGagtttgtttttggtgaaaagcATCGAAATTGATACACAAAATTGATGTCTTTGGTTGAAAAGGAGATATCAAGCGTTGTTGGCGGCAGTGGCGGTGGTTGTGTGGTGGGCGATGATGGCGACGATGATGACGAAGAATGCGGCGGCAGTGGTAGTGGTAGTGGTGGGTCCCACGGAAGATGCAGATGCAGTGAGGAGAAGGCAAAGAAGCAGAGAGGGTTTAGTGCTGGTGGGTTGTCGAGAAATTTCGGAAGGGCCAAGCAGGTGGTCCTTCATCCGTTTGGAAGATCCAAAAGGCAGCTTCCCAGAAAAGCTAGGGGTTCTGCTTCTGGAGCTTCTTCTTTGGCGTCGTCTTGTGCTTTTTCTTCAGGTAAGATGTTTGGAGGAGGTGGCGGTAACGGCGGTGGTAATAAAAGTTGTTACTTTTGTTTCACGCAACCCCCAACTTTGGACTCTCCAATGGGGTCTCAAACCAGCGACCCTGAGCACCCAAATTTCACCTTTGGGATGTTGAGAGCTTTTGTGGAGAGCAATGAATTTTATTCCAAAGATTGCAATCCCCACTTAGATATTGTTGTTTCCCGATATTaaatggattgaatttgaaggatATTATTATCAGTTTCTGCACTTTTTTGGTGTTTTTGTTGTGTGGAAGTGATGGTCATTGACAATTTTCTCGAAACGAATTGAAGGGGTTGTGGAATTTTGTTGTTGATGACAAGGGTGATTGgattttttgaaattaaaagcTTTTGATCTTGTTGTCATGATAGTTTACGAGCATTTTGGCGGTTTTGATAGTGCACAttggttttaaaaatatatGCTTTAGGACAGCTTCAAGACAGTAGATGGAGAAGTCAAGCTTTGATTTGATTTCAAGAACATATTCTTTTCATTCTACGCTATGATTCATAAATCTAAGCCCTTCGTACATATGAGAAACCGCATTCATCTTGCTCTCTTCCTGAAGCTAATTCTGGGTGCAAGGAGGAGGTGCTGCACGACGGTATCA harbors:
- the LOC126620090 gene encoding uncharacterized protein LOC126620090, with product MSLVEKEISSVVGGSGGGCVVGDDGDDDDEECGGSGSGSGGSHGRCRCSEEKAKKQRGFSAGGLSRNFGRAKQVVLHPFGRSKRQLPRKARGSASGASSLASSCAFSSGKMFGGGGGNGGGNKSCYFCFTQPPTLDSPMGSQTSDPEHPNFTFGMLRAFVESNEFYSKDCNPHLDIVVSRY